A stretch of the Panicum virgatum strain AP13 chromosome 9N, P.virgatum_v5, whole genome shotgun sequence genome encodes the following:
- the LOC120689009 gene encoding uncharacterized protein LOC120689009 yields MASNPGHYVAAVIPADAAAAASRSREVKKRRLKLLRPDDTLALGGVYRLVSFEEVLREFVSRRHTTLSRVVVVATAAADYDRRPESSDRSLADKQKRDYSEREVFA; encoded by the exons ATGGCCTCGAACCCCGGCCACTACGTCGCGGCGGTCATCCCCGctgacgccgcggcggcggcaagccgcAGCAGGGAGGTGAAGAAGCGGCGGCTGAAGCTGCTCCGGCCCGATGACACGCTCGCGCTCGGCGGCGTCTACCGCCTCGTCAGCTTCGaag AGGTGCTGAGGGAGTTCGTGTCCAGACGCCACACCACGCTGAGCCGCGTGGTCGTCGTCGCCACCGCTGCTGCCGACTACGATCGCCGGCCGGAGTCGTCGGACCGCTCGCTTGCTGACAAGCAGAAG CGTGATTATTCCGAGAGAGAGGTCTTTGCATAA
- the LOC120692063 gene encoding endo-1,4-beta-xylanase 4-like: MRVPMEKLVLSFVLIALFQGCMVLSVEYDHTASIECLRDPMRPLYSGGVIQNSEFNSGLMGWSTFRNIKAGVSSSPSGNKFAVVHGAGSYLSSSGKLLPSHSVYQRVQMTGDMHYSLSAWLQVSNGTAHVKAVIKDPNGERVVAGSIIAQSSCWSMLKGGMTAYSSGHGEIYFESDAPVDIWVDSVSLQPFTFDEWDAHARRSANATRRRTIRLVAKGADDKPMAHANVSIDLLRLGFPFGNAITKEILDLPAYEKWFSARFTVATFENEMKWYSTEWSQNQEDYRVPDAMLKLMQKYGIKVRGHNVFWDDQNSQMKWVTPMNLAQLKAAMQKRLKSVVSRYAGKVIHWDVVNENLHFSFFENKLGPTASAQIFQQVGQIDHSAILFMNEFNTLEQPGDPNPVPSKYVAKMTQIRSYPGNGGLKLGVGLESHFATPNLPYMRSALDTLAKLKMPMWLTEVDVVKSPNQVKFLEQVLREGFSHPNVDGIVMWAAWHAKGCYVMCLTDNNFKNLPVGDLVDKLIAEWKTHRASATTDDDGAVELDLPLGEYKFMVTHPSLKGPAVHTMTVDTSSSASEHTINIKS; the protein is encoded by the exons ATGAGGGTTCCCATGGAGAAGCTTGTGCTCTCATTCGTTTTGATAGCTCTGTTTCAAG GGTGCATGGTCCTTTCTGTAGAATATGATCACACGGCAAGCATCGAG TGCCTTCGCGATCCTATGAGGCCCTTGTACAGCGGTGGCGTCATCCAGAACAGCGAGTTCAACAGCGGACTGATGGGCTGGTCGACGTTCCGGAACATCAAGGCCGGCGTGAGCAGCTCGCCGTCCGGCAACAAGTTCGCGGTGGTGCATGGCGCGGGCAGCTACCTATCCAGCAGCGGCAAGTTGCTGCCTTCCCACAGCGTCTACCAGAGAGTTCAGATGACGGGCGACATGCACTACTCGCTATCAG CGTGGTTGCAGGTGTCCAATGGCACAGCCCATGTGAAGGCGGTGATCAAGGACCCCAACGGCGAGCGCGTCGTCGCCGGTTCCATCATCGCGCAGTCCAGCTGCTGGAGCATGCTCAAGGGAGGCATGACCGCCTACTCTTCCGGACACGGAGAGATCTACTTCGAGAGCGACGCCCCTGTGGACATCTGGGTGGACAGCGTCTCGCTGCAGCCCTTCACCTTCGACGAGTGGGACGCCCacgcccgccgctccgccaacGCGACGCGGAGGCGCACCATCCGGTTGGTGGCCAAGGGCGCCGACGACAAGCCGATGGCGCACGCCAACGTCAGCATCGACCTCCTCCGGCTCGGCTTCCCCTTCGGCAACGCCATCACCAAGGAGATCCTGGACCTCCCGGCGTACGAGAAGTGGTTCTCGGCGCGCTTCACCGTGGCCACCTTCGAGAACGAGATGAAGTGGTACAGCACCGAGTGGAGCCAGAACCAGGAGGACTACCGCGTCCCCGACGCCATGCTCAAGCTGATGCAGAAGTACGGCATCAAGGTGCGCGGGCACAACGTGTTCTGGGACGACCAGAACTCGCAGATGAAGTGGGTGACGCCCATGAACCTCGCGCAGCTCAAGGCCGCGATGCAGAAGCGGCTCAAGTCCGTCGTGTCGCGCTACGCCGGCAAGGTCATCCACTGGGACGTGGTCAACGAGAACCTCCACTTCAGCTTCTTCGAGAACAAGCTGGGCCCCACCGCGTCGGCCCAGATCTTCCAGCAGGTCGGGCAGATCGACCACAGCGCCATCCTCTTCATGAACGAGTTCAACACGCTGGAGCAGCCCGGGGACCCCAACCCGGTGCCCAGCAAGTACGTGGCCAAGATGACCCAGATCCGCAGCTACCCCGGCAACGGCGGCCTCAAGCTCGGCGTCGGCCTGGAGAGCCACTTCGCCACGCCCAACCTCCCCTACATGAGGAGCGCGCTGGACACGCTCGCCAAGCTGAAGATGCCCATGTGGCTCACCGAGGTGGACGTGGTCAAGAGCCCCAACCAGGTGAAGTTCCTGGAGCAGGTGCTCAGGGAAGGGTTCTCGCACCCCAATGTGGACGGCATCGTGATGTGGGCGGCGTGGCACGCGAAGGGCTGCTACGTCATGTGCCTCACGGACAACAACTTCAAGAACCTCCCCGTCGGCGACCTCGTCGACAAGCTCATCGCCGAGTGGAAGACGCACCGCGCGTCCGCCACTACCGACGACGACGGGGCTGTGGAGCTCGACCTGCCCCTCGGCGAGTACAAGTTCATGGTGACGCACCCGTCGCTAAAAGGCCCCGCCGTCCACACAATGACCGTGGACACCTCCTCGTCGGCGTCGGAGCACACAATCAACATCAAGTCGTAG